One stretch of Penaeus chinensis breed Huanghai No. 1 chromosome 27, ASM1920278v2, whole genome shotgun sequence DNA includes these proteins:
- the LOC125039606 gene encoding leukocyte elastase inhibitor-like isoform X1, which yields MRALEVLAVLALRVGLSVVHPQCISSNDSFPSPTSIDLNAFIGFNMKLFAEVLPEIGNFVFSPYTVWRSLLLVYFGAEGKTLRELEWAMPFFDKAEDLAIFKATTLMYEGPDAFESLFASSSRLYLDDSIPVKDCVFNVFKENITLVDFDQPLLAAQRINSAVAEDTRGMVPEAVSAGRLRGKQAMSVSAAFFKGAWEQPFRPEYTAQEKFFPENDVYVTLDMMHHVGHFRKTHSKTLRASVLELPFLGESASMLVVLPDKMNINTDLKLVLSKLERSKKSVFFVSAKARTKVSVKMPKFTVESAVKESLKQALRHLNVSDIFSENADLSTYIDVDGKGGLKKENGIGGELGGVGREEEGKLIGERGKGEGGITKARVNAIVEKAMLVIDEGGLSPGLAGNPNPAGRVIRRTRLFECDRPFAFLIVGNKNKAILFMGVYRGPREDLIRGIDDYSQMKRETN from the exons ATGAGAGCCCTTGAGGTCCTCGCGGTCCTCGCCCTCAGGGTCGGTCTGAGCGTCGTGCACCCGCAGTGCATCAGCAGCAAcgactccttcccctccccgacCTCCATTGACCTCAACGCATTCATAGGCTTCAACATGAAGCTATTCGCCGAGGTCCTCCCTGAGATAGGCAACTTCGTCTTCTCTCCTTACACTGTCTGGAGGAGCCTTCTGCTGGTTTATTTCGGCGCGGAGGGCAAGACGCTGAGGGAGCTCGAGTGGGCGATGCCGTTCTTTGACAAGGCGGAGGACCTGGCCATCTTCAAGGCAACGACGCTGAT GTACGAGGGCCCGGACGCCTTCGAATCCCTCTTCGCCTCAAGCAGCCGCCTGTACCTGGACGACAGCATCCCCGTCAAGGACTGTGTTTTCAATGTTTTCAAGGAAAACATCACGCTGGTGGACTTTGATCAG ccgcTCTTGGCAGCCCAGAGGATCAACTCCGCCGTCGCGGAGGACACGCGGGGCATGGTCCCGGAGGCCGTCTCGGCGGGCCGCCTGCGGGGGAAGCAAGCCATGTCGGTGAGCGCCGCCTTCTTCAAGGGCGCCTGGGAGCAGCCCTTCCGCCCCGAGTACACGGCTCAGGAGAAGTTCTTCCCCGAGAACGACGTTTACGTCACGCTGGACATGATGCACCATGTCGGCCACTTCAGGAAGA cgcACTCGAAGACCTTGCGCGCCTCCGTGCTCGAGCTGCCCTTCCTCGGCGAGTCCGCCTCCATGCTCGTCGTTCTCCCGGACAAGATGAACATAAACACCGACCTGAAACTTGTCTTGAGCAAGCTGGAGAGGTCGAAAAAGTCCGTGTTCTTCGTGTCGGCCAAGGCGAGGACGAAGGTGTCGGTCAAGATGCCCAAGTTCACCGTGGAGTCCGCGGTCAAGGAGAGCTTGAAGCAG GCTCTCAGGCACTTGAATGTCAGCGACATCTTCTCCGAGAACGCTGACCTGTCCACTTACATCGACGTAGACGGAAAAGGAGGacttaaaaaggaaaatggaataggaggagaattaggaggagtaggaagagaagaagaaggaaaacttataggagagagaggaaaaggagaagggggaataacCAAAGCACGTGTGAACGCCATCGTTGAGAAAGCTATGCTAGTGATTGACGAGGGCGGTCTCTCGCCGGGGCTGGCGGGCAACCCCAACCCGGCGGGCAGGGTCATCCGCCGCACGAGGCTGTTCGAGTGCGACCGCCCTTTCGCCTTCCTGATCGTCGGGAACAAGAACAAGGCCATCCTCTTCATGGGCGTGTACAGAGGCCCGAGGGAAGACTTAATCAGGGGCATAGACGATTATTCCCAGATGAAGAGGGAGACCAACTGA
- the LOC125039606 gene encoding leukocyte elastase inhibitor-like isoform X2 gives MRALEVLAVLALRVGLSVVHPQCISSNDSFPSPTSIDLNAFIGFNMKLFAEVLPEIGNFVFSPYTVWRSLLLVYFGAEGKTLRELEWAMPFFDKAEDLAIFKATTLIRLYLDDSIPVKDCVFNVFKENITLVDFDQPLLAAQRINSAVAEDTRGMVPEAVSAGRLRGKQAMSVSAAFFKGAWEQPFRPEYTAQEKFFPENDVYVTLDMMHHVGHFRKTHSKTLRASVLELPFLGESASMLVVLPDKMNINTDLKLVLSKLERSKKSVFFVSAKARTKVSVKMPKFTVESAVKESLKQALRHLNVSDIFSENADLSTYIDVDGKGGLKKENGIGGELGGVGREEEGKLIGERGKGEGGITKARVNAIVEKAMLVIDEGGLSPGLAGNPNPAGRVIRRTRLFECDRPFAFLIVGNKNKAILFMGVYRGPREDLIRGIDDYSQMKRETN, from the exons ATGAGAGCCCTTGAGGTCCTCGCGGTCCTCGCCCTCAGGGTCGGTCTGAGCGTCGTGCACCCGCAGTGCATCAGCAGCAAcgactccttcccctccccgacCTCCATTGACCTCAACGCATTCATAGGCTTCAACATGAAGCTATTCGCCGAGGTCCTCCCTGAGATAGGCAACTTCGTCTTCTCTCCTTACACTGTCTGGAGGAGCCTTCTGCTGGTTTATTTCGGCGCGGAGGGCAAGACGCTGAGGGAGCTCGAGTGGGCGATGCCGTTCTTTGACAAGGCGGAGGACCTGGCCATCTTCAAGGCAACGACGCTGAT CCGCCTGTACCTGGACGACAGCATCCCCGTCAAGGACTGTGTTTTCAATGTTTTCAAGGAAAACATCACGCTGGTGGACTTTGATCAG ccgcTCTTGGCAGCCCAGAGGATCAACTCCGCCGTCGCGGAGGACACGCGGGGCATGGTCCCGGAGGCCGTCTCGGCGGGCCGCCTGCGGGGGAAGCAAGCCATGTCGGTGAGCGCCGCCTTCTTCAAGGGCGCCTGGGAGCAGCCCTTCCGCCCCGAGTACACGGCTCAGGAGAAGTTCTTCCCCGAGAACGACGTTTACGTCACGCTGGACATGATGCACCATGTCGGCCACTTCAGGAAGA cgcACTCGAAGACCTTGCGCGCCTCCGTGCTCGAGCTGCCCTTCCTCGGCGAGTCCGCCTCCATGCTCGTCGTTCTCCCGGACAAGATGAACATAAACACCGACCTGAAACTTGTCTTGAGCAAGCTGGAGAGGTCGAAAAAGTCCGTGTTCTTCGTGTCGGCCAAGGCGAGGACGAAGGTGTCGGTCAAGATGCCCAAGTTCACCGTGGAGTCCGCGGTCAAGGAGAGCTTGAAGCAG GCTCTCAGGCACTTGAATGTCAGCGACATCTTCTCCGAGAACGCTGACCTGTCCACTTACATCGACGTAGACGGAAAAGGAGGacttaaaaaggaaaatggaataggaggagaattaggaggagtaggaagagaagaagaaggaaaacttataggagagagaggaaaaggagaagggggaataacCAAAGCACGTGTGAACGCCATCGTTGAGAAAGCTATGCTAGTGATTGACGAGGGCGGTCTCTCGCCGGGGCTGGCGGGCAACCCCAACCCGGCGGGCAGGGTCATCCGCCGCACGAGGCTGTTCGAGTGCGACCGCCCTTTCGCCTTCCTGATCGTCGGGAACAAGAACAAGGCCATCCTCTTCATGGGCGTGTACAGAGGCCCGAGGGAAGACTTAATCAGGGGCATAGACGATTATTCCCAGATGAAGAGGGAGACCAACTGA